ACGGCGAAGAGCACGTCCCCGTTCTTGATCGCGGCGACCACATCGGAGTTGAGGTCGAAGGTGGCCACCTGCGCCTTGGCCCCCGACTCCTTCGCCGCGTTCACCGCGTTGCCCGCGACCTGCGGGTTCAGCGTGAGCACGGCGTCGATCGACGGGTCCGACTGGAGCGCGCCCTTGAGCCTGGCCTGCGCGTCGGTCGGGTTGCTGATGTCCACCTGGAGCTTCTGCGTGGTGCCGAAGCCACGCTCCGCGCCGTCGCAGCGCTGGCTCAGGCCGACGTTGCCCGCCTCGTGGATCACGCAGAGCAGCTTGCGCTTGCCCGCGTCCTTGAGCTTCTTGCCCGCCTGCTCACCCGCGATGCCCTCGTTCTGGCCGACGTGCATGAGCGCGCCGAACTCGGTGCTGCGCTGCTCACCGGAGTTGATCGTGACCACCGGGATGCCCGCCTGGACGGCCTTGGTGATCGAGTCGCGCAGCGCGTCCGGGTTGGCCATCGACACGACGAGGCCACCGACCTTCTGCGCCACCGCGTTGTCGATGGACTTCGACTGCGCGGCCGGATCGCCGTTGGCCTGGTACTGGACCTCCACGCCCAGTTCCTTGCCCGCGGCCTCGGCCCCGTTCTTGACGACGTTCCAGAACGCGTCGCCCGGCGTGCCGTGCGAGACGACGGCGACCTTCAGCGGGCCACCCGCAGGAGCGGGACCCGTTGCCCCGCCGTTGGTGTTGCCTGAGCCGCCCGTCGGGCCGCTGCACGCCGCGAGCACCAGGCCGGCGGCGGTGAGTCCGACCAACGCGCCGAGGCGGGATCGGTGAGACGTCATTGTCTTCTCCTAGAAAGCGATCTCAGTCGAACTGCTTCCCCAGGTACTGCAGGCTCCGCTCGGTGTCGCGCACCGGCCGCCCCGCCGCTTCGGCGTCCCCCACCTGCAACGCGGTGTCCTGTTCCAGGACCCACCAACCGTCGTAACCGGCGCCGCGCAGGAACGCGACGATGCCGGCGATGTCCACGTCCCCGTCCCCGAGCGGGACGTACATGCCCTGGCCGACCGCCTTGGCGTAACCGAGTTCGCCTGCGCGCACCCGGTCCGCGAGATCGGCCCGGACGTCCTTGAGGTGCATGTGCCCGATGCGGTCGGCGTACCTGCGCGCCAGCTCGACCGGGTCGGTGCCGCCGATGAGCAGGTGCCCGGTGTCCAGGCACAGCTCCAGGTCGGAGTCGGCCAGGAAGCGGTCGACCTCCTCGGCGTTCTCCACGTGCGTGCCGACGTGCGGGTGCAGCACGGTGCGAAGCCCCTGTGCGGCAGCGATGTCGCGGATCTTCGCGGCGGTGCCGACGAGCGTCGCCCACTCCTCGTCGGAGAGCCGGGGGCGGTCGTCGTAGCCGTCGAGGCCGGTCGCCGCGGCGAGGACCAGCACCTCGGCACCGGTCTCGGCGAGCAGCTTCGCCGTCCGCTCCGCCTCGTCCACGGTGGACTGCGCTCCGGTGTGCAGTGGTACCGCGAGGAACCCGCCGATCATGCTGAGGCCGTGACCGCCCAGCAGCTCGCGCAGCTCGGCGGGGTCGGTCGGGAGGTATTCGGGCGGGCCCAGCTCGGTGGCCTGGACGCCGAGGCTCGCCATCTCGCCGAGCACCGTCTTCGCGTCCAGCACGTGGCCCCAGCCGGGCACCTCGCAGACGCCCCAGGAGATCGGGGCCGCGGCGATCTTCGGGCTCATCGGGCGGCCTCCGCCGTCTGGGTGACGCGCACCGGGTTTCCGGTACGGCGCGAGGTGTCACAGGCGAGTGCCAGCTCCAGGCTGGTCAGGCTCTCCCGTGCGGGAGACGGGTTCTCGGCCTCGCCGGAGACCACGTCGACGAACACCGCCATCTCGTTGAGGTAGGCGTCGTGGAAGCGCTCGATGAAGCCGGGGTAGGCGCCGGGGCCGGTCTTGGGGCCGTCGTTCTCCAGCGAGGTCAGCGGGGTGCGGGGGTTGACGCCCACCGTCAAGGAGTCCTTGCTGCCCAGCACCTCGATGCGGTGGTCGTAGCCGAGCGGGTTGTGCCGCCCACCGGCGAGCGTGGCGTGCGCCCCGCCCGCGAAGCGCAGCGTCACCACGGCGTTGTCCACGTCGTCGGCCTGTGCGAAGGCGTCGTGCACGAGCACCGACCCGGCCGCGTAGACCTCCACCACCGGCTCGCCGACCAGCCACGGCACGGCGTCCAGGTCGTGGATCAGCAGGTCGCGGAAGATGCCGCCCGAAGCCGGGAGGTAGCCGAAGTCCGGCGGGTTGGCGTCGTGCCCGATCGCCCGGACGAGGTAGATCGTGCCCACGTCGCCGGCACGGATGCGGCGGTGCAGCTCGACCGTCGCGGGGTCGAACCGCCGCTGGAAGCCGACCAGGACCTCGACCCCGGAGGCCTCCACGTCGTTGACCAGCGCGCGCATCTCGTCGATGTCACTGGCGATCGGCTTCTCGCACAGGGTGGGCACCCGGGCGGCCAACGCCCTGCGCAGCATGTCCGGGTGCGTGTCCGTCGGCGTCGCCAGCAGGACCCCGTCCGAGGCGGACAGCAGCGAGTCGAGGTCGTCCACGTGCCGCACGGCGCCACCGAGCGCGGCGGCGGCCTGCTCGGCACGCCCAGGGACCGGGTCGAAGAGCACGACCTCGTCGATCCGGCCAAGTGAGGCGAGGTTGGCGGCGTGCATGGTGCCGATCCGCCCGACACCCGCAACTCCGATGCGCATTCGCTCTCCGTCCAGGTCAGGGGACTCGCGCTATTAGAGCGCTCTATTGGTTGGAGCGCTCTAATGCTGTAGCGTTCCGCACGACAGTGTCAAGGCTCACAACCCTGGTCGTTATCGCAGGACCGGTCAAGGAGGACGCTGTGGCCCGTCCGACGATGGAGGACGTCGCGCGCGTCGCGAACGTGTCACGAGCACTGGTTTCGCTGGTCATGCGGGGTTCGCCGAAGGTCAGCGCGCAGCGCCGCGCGGCCGTGCTCGACGCGGCGGAGAAGCTGGGCTACTCACCGCACGTGATGGCCCGGGCCCTGGCCAGTCGCACGTCCACCGTGCTCGGCGTGATGCTCTCCGACCTGCACAACCCGTTCTTCGCCGAGGTCGCGGAGGGCCTCGACTCGGCGGCGCGGGCCGAGGGCTTCGAACTGATCATCAACTCCGGTGGGCGCAGCCCGGCCCGCGAGCGGCGC
The window above is part of the Allokutzneria albata genome. Proteins encoded here:
- a CDS encoding sugar ABC transporter substrate-binding protein codes for the protein MTSHRSRLGALVGLTAAGLVLAACSGPTGGSGNTNGGATGPAPAGGPLKVAVVSHGTPGDAFWNVVKNGAEAAGKELGVEVQYQANGDPAAQSKSIDNAVAQKVGGLVVSMANPDALRDSITKAVQAGIPVVTINSGEQRSTEFGALMHVGQNEGIAGEQAGKKLKDAGKRKLLCVIHEAGNVGLSQRCDGAERGFGTTQKLQVDISNPTDAQARLKGALQSDPSIDAVLTLNPQVAGNAVNAAKESGAKAQVATFDLNSDVVAAIKNGDVLFAVDQQQYLQGYLPVVFLKLYKDNANTVGGGHPVLTGPGFVEKSNVDAVGRNADRGTR
- a CDS encoding TIM barrel protein, translated to MSPKIAAAPISWGVCEVPGWGHVLDAKTVLGEMASLGVQATELGPPEYLPTDPAELRELLGGHGLSMIGGFLAVPLHTGAQSTVDEAERTAKLLAETGAEVLVLAAATGLDGYDDRPRLSDEEWATLVGTAAKIRDIAAAQGLRTVLHPHVGTHVENAEEVDRFLADSDLELCLDTGHLLIGGTDPVELARRYADRIGHMHLKDVRADLADRVRAGELGYAKAVGQGMYVPLGDGDVDIAGIVAFLRGAGYDGWWVLEQDTALQVGDAEAAGRPVRDTERSLQYLGKQFD
- a CDS encoding Gfo/Idh/MocA family protein — protein: MRIGVAGVGRIGTMHAANLASLGRIDEVVLFDPVPGRAEQAAAALGGAVRHVDDLDSLLSASDGVLLATPTDTHPDMLRRALAARVPTLCEKPIASDIDEMRALVNDVEASGVEVLVGFQRRFDPATVELHRRIRAGDVGTIYLVRAIGHDANPPDFGYLPASGGIFRDLLIHDLDAVPWLVGEPVVEVYAAGSVLVHDAFAQADDVDNAVVTLRFAGGAHATLAGGRHNPLGYDHRIEVLGSKDSLTVGVNPRTPLTSLENDGPKTGPGAYPGFIERFHDAYLNEMAVFVDVVSGEAENPSPARESLTSLELALACDTSRRTGNPVRVTQTAEAAR